One Spinacia oleracea cultivar Varoflay chromosome 4, BTI_SOV_V1, whole genome shotgun sequence DNA segment encodes these proteins:
- the LOC110804734 gene encoding uncharacterized protein, translated as MYLGFAVVYHLTTSWKDVSVWVNYARWEESQKKFEHARSVWERTLEVDYRNYTLWLKYADMEMKNKFINHARNVWEHAVSLLHKVDQLWLKYIHMEEMLGNVAGARQIFERWMQWHPDHQGWRSYIKFELRYNEIDLARKIYERPVQCHPKADAWIHYAKFKLKNREIARARNCYERAVDKLADDEEAEQLFVAFAEFEERCKETERARCIYKIALDHIPKGRAEEVYKKFVAFEKQYGDKEGINDAIVGKRRFQYEDELRKNSLNCDIGFDYIRLEESVGVKDKVRDLYERAISSVPPAEEKR; from the exons ATGTATCTGGGTTTTGCAGTTGTATACCATCTTACTACTTCTTGGAAA GATGTTAGTGTGTGGGTCAACTATGCACGATGGGAGGAGTCACAGAAGAAATTTGAACATGCTCGCTCGGTTTGGGAGCGCACTTTGGAGGTTGATTATAGAAACTATACCTTATGGCTAAAATACGCAGACATGGAGATGAAGAATAAGTTCATAAACCATGCGCGGAATGTGTGGGAACATGCTGTCTCTTTGCTCCACAAAGTAGATCAACTGTGGTTAAAATATATCCATATGGAGGAGATGCTTGGCAATGTGGCTGGTGCTAGACAGATTTTCGAGAGATGGATGCAGTGGCATCCCGATCATCAAGGATGGCGCTCCTACATTAAGTTTGAGTTGCGTTACAATGAGATTGACCTGGCCAGGAAAATATACGAGAGACCTGTGCAATGTCACCCAAAGGCTGATGCATGGATTCACTATGCAAagtttaaattgaaaaataggGAAATTGCTCGAGCTAGGAATTGCTATGAGAGAGCAGTTGACAAGTTGGCAGATGATGAAGAAGCAGAGCAGCTGTTTGTGGCTTTTGCTGAATTTGAGGAAAGGTGCAAGGAGACAGAGCGTGCTAGATGTATCTATAAAATCGCACTGGACCATATACCTAAAGGACGGGCTGAGGAGGTTTATAAAAAGTTTGTCGCATTTGAGAAGCAGTATGGGGACAAGGAGGGTATTAATGACGCCATTGTGGGAAAAAGGAGGTTTCAGTATGAGGATGAACTCAGAAAGAACTCCCTTAACTGTGACATTGGGTTTGATTACATTCGTTTGGAAGAAAGTGTTGGTGTCAAAGACAAAGTAAGAGACCTATATGAGAGGGCTATATCCAGTGTCCCACCAGCTGAGGAGAAACGCTAA
- the LOC110792358 gene encoding uncharacterized protein, which translates to MARATTSTFFILTIMLVVFLNSSAPAVAVDETCKMTGEFCGGIVGFQCCDGLECILDGDYADAGGECKPTCPVAGEFCGGIAGIQCCKGLTCVLEGDFPDAGGKCTKGTHYKKSRY; encoded by the exons ATGGCTAGAGCTACAACATCCACCTTCTTCATTTTGACAATAATGTTAGTAGTTTTTCTGAATAGTTCAG CTCCTGCAGTTGCCGTTGATGAAACATGTAAGATGACCGGGGAATTTTGCGGAGGCATCGTCGGATTTCAATGTTGTGACGGATTAGAGTGCATACTCGACGGTGATTACGCCGATGCAGGTGGAGAATGTAAGCCAACATGTCCGGTGGCCGGCGAATTTTGCGGTGGTATTGCTGGAATTCAATGTTGTAAAGGACTTACATGTGTGCTTGAGGGTGATTTTCCGGATGCTGGTGGAAAATGTACCAAGGGAACTCATTACAAGAAATCAAGATATTAA